A DNA window from Cucurbita pepo subsp. pepo cultivar mu-cu-16 unplaced genomic scaffold, ASM280686v2 Cp4.1_scaffold000678, whole genome shotgun sequence contains the following coding sequences:
- the LOC111785726 gene encoding transcription factor bHLH54-like — protein MEALGAFTDGEWDSFTAIFSSLQELDQSLIPTELPLPNNGASELPNNTWFYSLDAFDPNFQSSVQQDMSCSSCTPVWIDQVQNCLAATAEACDHGSQPPQLVDGNEPTAMKRKDKNRELSSNQKKKTRISGDGQKKKTQKKTEEIVEDAGVSEGQSSSSEEEGHGGSATTSDGGMNGKSRASRGSATDPQSLYARKRRERINERLKMLQKLVPNGTKVDISTMLEEAVHYVKFLQLQIKLLSSDDLWMFAPLAYNGMDLGLHQSLSPFLSN, from the exons ATGGAAGCTTTGGGAGCTTTTACTGATGGGGAATGGGATTCTTTCACTGCCATCTTCTCATCCCTTCAAGAACTCGATCAATCCCTCATCCCCACTGAGCTTCCATTGCCCAACAATGGCGCCTCTGAGCTTCCTAATAATACCTGGTTCTATTCCTTGGACGCTTTTGATCCCAATTTCCAGAGCTCTGTTCAACAGGACATGAGCTGTAGTAGCTGCACCCCTGTTTGGATTGACCAAGTACAAAACTGTCTCGCCGCCACCGCTGAAGCTTGCGACCATGGCAGCCAGCCGCCGCAGCTTGTCGATGGAAATGAACCGACTgcgatgaaaagaaaagacaaaaacaGAGAGCTTTCTTCTaatcagaagaagaaaactcgAATCTCCGGCGAT gggcaaaagaagaaaacccagaagaaaacagaggaaataGTTGAGGATGCAGGGGTATCAGAAGGACAGAGCTCGAGTTCAGAAGAGGAGGGTCACGGCGGCTCAGCCACCACCTCCGACGGCGGCATGAACGGAAAAAGCAGAGCTAGCAGAGGGTCGGCCACGGATCCACAAAGCCTGTACGCCAGA AAACGACGAGAGAGAATCAATGAGCGTTTAAAAATGTTACAGAAACTCGTTCCCAATGGAACCAAG GTTGATATCAGCACCATGCTTGAAGAAGCAGTTCATTATGTCAAGTTCTTGCAGCTCCAAATCAAG TTATTGAGCTCAGATGATCTATGGATGTTTGCTCCTTTGGCTTACAATGGAATGGACCTTGGTCTTCACCAGAGCCTCTCTCCGTTTCTATCaaattga